The following proteins come from a genomic window of Flavobacteriales bacterium:
- a CDS encoding NADH:ubiquinone reductase (Na(+)-transporting) subunit B, whose translation MKALRNLVDKVKPTFAKGGKLEKLHWVFDGLETFLFTPGHATEKGAHIRDGIDLKRTMSIVITAMIPCLLFGMWNVGHQHFLALGQFMELGDGFWDKFLFGAIKVLPIVVVSYGVGLGIEFLFTSIKGHPIQEGYLVSGMLIPLVMPVDTPLWMVAVGAAFAVVIGKEVFGGTGMNILNVALTARAFLFFAYPTKMSGDKVWVNTGLEEGQKLVDGFSGATSLGHAASGAIDKVTPMMQSFWGFEAGSIGETSAFACLIGAAILIITGIGSWRIMAATFLGGAAMAGIFNWVGPQVDNAYMQIPVLHQLMLGSFMFGLVFMATDPVTATQTNAGKWIYGFLIGLLAILIRVVNPAYPEGMMLAILFMNVMAPLIDHYVVQANIKRRLKRAALQTA comes from the coding sequence ATGAAAGCGCTGCGGAACCTCGTCGATAAGGTAAAGCCCACCTTCGCCAAGGGCGGCAAGCTCGAGAAGCTCCATTGGGTCTTCGACGGCCTGGAGACCTTCCTCTTCACCCCCGGGCACGCCACCGAAAAGGGCGCGCACATCCGCGATGGCATCGACCTGAAGCGGACCATGAGCATCGTGATCACGGCCATGATCCCCTGCCTGCTCTTCGGCATGTGGAACGTGGGCCATCAGCATTTCCTGGCGCTCGGGCAGTTCATGGAGCTGGGCGACGGCTTCTGGGACAAGTTCCTCTTCGGTGCGATCAAGGTGCTGCCCATCGTGGTGGTGAGCTACGGCGTGGGCCTCGGCATCGAGTTCCTCTTCACCAGCATCAAGGGCCATCCAATCCAAGAAGGCTATCTCGTGAGCGGCATGCTCATCCCTTTGGTGATGCCCGTGGACACCCCGCTCTGGATGGTGGCCGTGGGCGCCGCCTTCGCCGTGGTGATCGGCAAGGAGGTCTTCGGCGGCACCGGCATGAACATCCTCAACGTGGCGCTCACCGCGCGCGCCTTCCTCTTCTTCGCCTACCCCACCAAGATGAGCGGCGATAAGGTGTGGGTGAACACGGGCCTCGAAGAAGGACAGAAGCTGGTGGATGGCTTCAGCGGCGCCACCTCCTTGGGCCATGCCGCCAGCGGCGCCATCGACAAGGTGACGCCCATGATGCAATCGTTCTGGGGCTTCGAGGCTGGCAGCATCGGCGAGACCAGCGCATTCGCCTGTTTGATCGGCGCGGCCATCCTCATCATCACCGGCATCGGCAGCTGGCGCATCATGGCGGCCACCTTCCTGGGCGGCGCGGCCATGGCCGGCATCTTCAATTGGGTGGGCCCGCAGGTGGACAACGCCTACATGCAGATCCCGGTGCTGCACCAGCTCATGCTCGGCAGCTTCATGTTCGGCCTGGTGTTCATGGCCACCGATCCCGTGACCGCCACGCAGACCAATGCCGGCAAGTGGATCTACGGTTTCCTCATCGGCCTGCTCGCCATCCTCATCCGCGTGGTGAACCCGGCCTACCCTGAAGGCATGATGCTCGCCATCCTCTTCATGAACGTGATGGCCCCGCTGATCGACCACTATGTGGTGCAGGCCAACATCAAGCGCCGCCTGAAGCGCGCTGCGCTGCAAACCGCCTAA
- a CDS encoding Na(+)-translocating NADH-quinone reductase subunit A, giving the protein MSNTIRIRKGLDIRLKGEAEKVLVQADPAKVIAIKPTDFHGLVPKVLVKPGDKVKAGTPLFSDKYNERVLCTSPVSGEVADVLRGEKRKVLEVRILADAQTQYEDFGTGEPSTMNRETIIQKLLKSGAWPVITQRPYDIVANPAQEPKAIFVSAFDSAPLAPDLDLVVRNHGADFQTGLDALAKLTKGKLHLGVSDKTAAREFLDAKGVVRQSFSGPHPAGNVGVQIHAISPINKGDLMWTVSVQDVILIGRLFRQGRFEASRTVAITGSEARNPKYVRTVIGAPVKDLIGSVEGKVRVVSGNCLTGTTVGADGFLGFYHGQVTLLPEGDTPKFFATDGWATPGFNTFSANRSFPTWLMPGKKYAPDTNQNGEERAFVMSGQYEKVFPFDIYPVHLLKAILANDIEQMEKLGLYEVAPEDFALCEFVCTSKINSQSIVRAGLDALKKETT; this is encoded by the coding sequence ATGTCCAACACGATCCGGATCCGCAAAGGACTCGACATCCGCCTGAAGGGCGAAGCAGAGAAAGTCCTGGTGCAGGCTGATCCCGCGAAGGTCATCGCGATCAAACCGACCGATTTCCACGGCCTTGTGCCCAAGGTGCTGGTGAAGCCCGGCGACAAGGTGAAGGCGGGCACGCCCCTCTTCTCCGACAAGTACAACGAGCGCGTGCTCTGCACCAGCCCCGTGAGCGGCGAGGTGGCCGATGTGCTTCGCGGCGAGAAGCGCAAGGTGCTCGAGGTGCGTATCCTGGCCGATGCCCAAACGCAGTACGAGGACTTCGGCACCGGCGAGCCCAGCACCATGAACCGCGAGACCATCATCCAGAAGCTGCTCAAGAGCGGTGCCTGGCCGGTGATCACGCAGCGCCCTTACGACATCGTGGCCAATCCGGCCCAGGAGCCCAAGGCCATCTTCGTGAGCGCCTTCGACAGCGCGCCGCTGGCCCCGGACCTTGATCTGGTGGTGCGCAACCACGGCGCCGACTTCCAGACCGGCCTCGATGCGCTGGCCAAGCTCACCAAGGGCAAGCTGCATCTGGGCGTGAGCGACAAGACCGCCGCGCGCGAATTCCTCGATGCCAAAGGCGTGGTGCGCCAGAGCTTCAGCGGTCCGCACCCGGCGGGCAACGTGGGCGTGCAGATCCATGCCATCAGCCCCATCAACAAGGGCGATCTAATGTGGACCGTGTCCGTGCAGGATGTGATCCTCATCGGCCGCCTCTTCCGCCAGGGCCGATTCGAAGCCTCGCGCACCGTTGCCATCACCGGCAGTGAGGCGCGCAATCCGAAGTACGTGCGCACCGTGATCGGCGCGCCCGTGAAGGACCTGATCGGCAGCGTTGAAGGCAAGGTGCGCGTGGTGAGCGGCAACTGCCTCACGGGAACGACCGTGGGCGCCGATGGCTTCCTCGGCTTCTACCACGGACAGGTGACCCTGCTCCCGGAAGGCGATACCCCCAAGTTCTTCGCCACCGATGGCTGGGCCACGCCGGGCTTCAACACCTTCAGCGCCAACCGCAGCTTCCCCACCTGGCTCATGCCGGGCAAGAAATACGCGCCCGATACCAACCAGAATGGTGAGGAGCGCGCCTTCGTGATGAGCGGCCAGTATGAGAAGGTCTTCCCCTTCGACATCTACCCCGTTCACCTGCTGAAGGCCATCCTGGCCAACGACATCGAACAAATGGAGAAGCTGGGGCTTTATGAAGTGGCGCCGGAGGACTTCGCCCTATGCGAGTTCGTTTGCACCAGCAAGATCAATTCGCAGAGCATCGTCCGCGCCGGATTGGATGCCCTGAAGAAGGAAACCACCTGA
- a CDS encoding NADH:ubiquinone reductase (Na(+)-transporting) subunit D: MSTATAAPAKPAEGLFSKKNRKLIVDPLNDNNPITVQVLGICSALAITVKVENALVMSISVMAVLIAGNMVISALRNMIPGRIRIIAQLVIAAGLVTLVDIILKAYVYDVSKQVGVYVGLIITNCIIMGRFEAYAMGNKPLPSAMDAIGNSLGYAWILVVVALFREFFGNGSIMGLRIIPESLYGDGGIGYFNNNMMILPPMALVLVGIIIWIQRARNTKLIEQA; encoded by the coding sequence ATGAGCACCGCCACTGCTGCACCGGCCAAACCCGCCGAAGGGCTCTTCAGCAAGAAGAACCGCAAGCTCATCGTCGATCCGCTCAACGACAACAACCCCATCACGGTGCAGGTGCTCGGAATCTGCTCCGCGCTGGCCATCACCGTGAAAGTGGAGAACGCGCTGGTGATGAGCATCAGCGTGATGGCCGTGCTGATCGCCGGCAACATGGTGATCAGCGCGCTGCGCAACATGATCCCCGGCCGCATCCGCATCATCGCCCAGCTGGTGATCGCCGCCGGGCTGGTGACCTTGGTGGACATCATCCTGAAGGCCTACGTGTACGACGTGAGCAAGCAGGTGGGCGTGTACGTGGGCCTGATCATCACCAACTGCATCATCATGGGCCGCTTCGAGGCCTACGCCATGGGCAATAAGCCGCTGCCCAGCGCCATGGATGCCATCGGCAACAGCCTCGGCTACGCTTGGATCCTGGTGGTGGTGGCCCTTTTCCGCGAGTTCTTCGGCAACGGCAGCATCATGGGCCTGCGCATCATCCCCGAGAGCCTCTACGGCGATGGCGGCATCGGATACTTCAACAACAACATGATGATCCTGCCGCCGATGGCCCTGGTCCTTGTGGGCATCATCATCTGGATCCAGCGCGCACGGAATACGAAACTCATTGAGCAGGCCTAA
- a CDS encoding T9SS type A sorting domain-containing protein — translation MDNADGWHIGYSSGSGSDLEVNMSRSMSAGGVYDQVPITNGVWYHVAMVFFGPGTTEIERLKMYLNGVEVPLDYYSPMPDFTSTAVYPLQIGNNYGFASVGQWNGKIDDVGIWTTALTEQQIVDLYTAQDLNVGIAEQDRHAFRIAPNPAADVVHLTGDPSYSGSVDILNTLGELLSSVPYNRHIDVAGLPEGIYLLRVEGPDGPEVLRFVKA, via the coding sequence TTGGACAACGCGGACGGCTGGCACATCGGCTACTCGTCCGGCAGTGGCAGCGACCTGGAGGTGAACATGAGCAGGAGCATGTCAGCCGGCGGCGTGTACGATCAGGTGCCCATCACCAACGGGGTGTGGTACCATGTGGCCATGGTCTTTTTCGGTCCGGGGACCACGGAGATCGAGCGCTTGAAGATGTACCTCAATGGTGTGGAAGTCCCATTGGACTATTACTCACCGATGCCCGACTTCACCTCGACAGCGGTCTATCCGCTTCAGATCGGCAATAACTATGGATTCGCCTCCGTGGGCCAATGGAATGGAAAGATCGACGACGTGGGCATCTGGACCACTGCGTTGACCGAGCAGCAGATCGTCGACCTGTACACCGCACAGGACCTGAACGTCGGCATCGCCGAGCAGGATCGGCATGCATTCCGGATCGCTCCGAACCCGGCGGCCGATGTGGTCCACCTCACGGGCGATCCCTCCTATTCCGGTTCCGTTGACATCCTCAACACGCTGGGCGAATTGCTGTCGTCCGTCCCGTACAACCGGCATATCGACGTGGCCGGGCTACCGGAAGGCATCTACCTGCTGCGCGTCGAAGGGCCTGATGGACCGGAGGTGCTTCGTTTCGTGAAAGCGTGA
- a CDS encoding DUF5103 domain-containing protein produces MREWPIAVCVLLGCAGATPTATSGTADPDYYRPSETLTPDRVYSPTIRTVQCFKAGFELAAPIIELGSNEQVVLRFDDLAPDIEDLSYTLVHCDHAWQPSDLPVGTYVEGAGNAYLPPGRQSYNTLQNFIHYELVLPNMDMRPMRSGNYLIKVYRGGDEEDLVLTRRMLVMEPVTSINARVAPTRQVDLRDAAQQVDLTINTNNLPVQDPFGELHVTILQNFRWDDARTGAQPRFVRGSELVYDFPDQALFMGGNEFRNFDLKDQRFITNRIERIVPGLGQRVYDAWLLPEAPRTIRRYNSQQDINGKYLVRNDMVDGDPLGADYFNVHFVLPMEAPLMQEPYVYGQLSDWQCQPAFRMQWDAERKAYHAAILLKQGFYDFSYVTLARETGAADITTVEGSHFETENDYTVLLYFTDRMQRLDRLVGVRWVNSRR; encoded by the coding sequence ATGCGTGAATGGCCGATCGCCGTGTGTGTGCTGCTGGGCTGCGCGGGTGCGACGCCCACCGCTACAAGCGGCACAGCGGATCCAGATTATTACCGCCCTTCGGAGACGCTCACGCCCGACCGCGTGTACAGCCCCACCATCCGCACGGTGCAATGCTTCAAGGCGGGCTTCGAGCTGGCGGCGCCCATCATCGAGCTGGGCAGCAACGAGCAGGTGGTGCTGCGCTTCGACGACCTTGCGCCGGACATCGAGGACCTCTCATACACGCTGGTGCATTGCGATCACGCGTGGCAGCCATCGGACCTTCCGGTGGGCACTTATGTGGAAGGCGCCGGCAACGCCTACCTGCCGCCGGGCCGCCAGAGCTACAACACGCTGCAGAACTTCATCCACTATGAATTGGTGCTGCCCAATATGGACATGCGGCCCATGCGCAGCGGCAACTACCTCATCAAAGTGTACCGCGGCGGCGATGAGGAGGACCTGGTGCTCACGCGCCGCATGCTGGTAATGGAGCCGGTCACCAGCATCAACGCCCGCGTGGCGCCCACGCGGCAGGTGGATCTGCGCGATGCTGCGCAGCAGGTCGACCTCACCATCAACACCAACAACCTGCCGGTGCAGGATCCTTTCGGCGAGCTGCATGTCACCATCCTGCAGAACTTCCGGTGGGACGATGCCCGCACCGGCGCGCAGCCCCGCTTCGTGCGTGGCAGCGAGCTGGTGTATGATTTCCCCGATCAAGCGCTCTTCATGGGCGGCAACGAGTTCCGCAACTTCGACCTGAAGGACCAGCGCTTCATCACCAACCGCATCGAGCGCATCGTGCCCGGCTTGGGCCAGCGCGTGTACGATGCCTGGCTGCTGCCCGAGGCGCCGCGCACCATCCGCCGCTACAACAGCCAGCAGGACATCAACGGGAAATACCTCGTGCGCAACGACATGGTGGATGGCGACCCGCTCGGCGCCGATTACTTCAACGTGCATTTCGTGCTGCCCATGGAAGCGCCCCTGATGCAGGAGCCCTACGTGTACGGCCAGCTCAGCGATTGGCAGTGCCAGCCCGCCTTCCGCATGCAATGGGACGCGGAGCGCAAGGCCTACCATGCAGCGATCCTGCTCAAGCAGGGCTTCTACGACTTCAGCTATGTGACGCTGGCGCGCGAGACCGGCGCGGCCGATATCACCACCGTCGAAGGCAGTCACTTTGAGACGGAGAACGACTACACGGTGCTGCTCTATTTCACCGACCGCATGCAGCGCCTCGATCGGCTGGTAGGGGTGAGGTGGGTGAACAGCCGGCGGTAG
- the nqrE gene encoding NADH:ubiquinone reductase (Na(+)-transporting) subunit E — MNLVNIFVKAIFIENMIFAYFLGMCSYLAVSKTVKTAVGLGAAVIFVLGVTVPVNYLLENHVLKQGALSWLGADFATIDLSFLSFIMFIAVVAAIVQLVEMVVEKFAPALYGALGIFLPLIAVNCSILGGALFMQERQYSNIAEASSFALGSGVGWFLAIVAIAAIREKIRYSDVPAPLRGLGITFIITGLMGMAFMAFMGIKI, encoded by the coding sequence ATGAACCTCGTAAACATCTTCGTCAAGGCGATCTTCATCGAGAACATGATCTTCGCCTACTTCCTGGGCATGTGCTCGTACCTGGCGGTGAGCAAGACGGTGAAGACGGCCGTGGGCCTGGGAGCCGCGGTGATCTTCGTGCTCGGCGTCACCGTGCCGGTGAACTACCTGCTGGAGAACCATGTGCTCAAGCAGGGCGCGCTCTCGTGGCTCGGGGCGGACTTCGCCACCATCGACCTGAGCTTCCTGTCGTTCATCATGTTCATCGCCGTGGTGGCCGCCATCGTGCAGCTCGTGGAGATGGTGGTGGAGAAGTTCGCGCCCGCCCTCTATGGCGCGCTGGGCATCTTCCTGCCGCTGATCGCCGTGAACTGCTCCATCCTCGGCGGCGCGCTCTTCATGCAGGAGCGGCAGTACAGCAACATCGCCGAGGCCAGCAGCTTCGCCTTGGGCAGCGGCGTGGGCTGGTTCCTGGCCATCGTGGCCATCGCCGCCATCCGCGAGAAGATCCGCTACAGCGATGTGCCCGCTCCCTTGCGCGGACTGGGAATCACCTTCATCATCACCGGCCTCATGGGCATGGCATTCATGGCCTTCATGGGCATCAAGATCTGA
- a CDS encoding cbb3-type cytochrome oxidase assembly protein translates to MITILLGVSLLALAFAGIAVKIWAKKGGEFAGTCASNNPLVQAEGGSCGFCGARPEEKCKREEVGG, encoded by the coding sequence CTGATCACCATACTACTCGGCGTCAGTCTTCTCGCTCTTGCCTTCGCGGGCATCGCCGTGAAGATCTGGGCGAAGAAGGGGGGCGAGTTCGCCGGTACGTGCGCCAGCAACAATCCTCTGGTTCAGGCCGAAGGTGGCAGTTGCGGCTTCTGCGGCGCACGGCCGGAAGAGAAGTGCAAGCGGGAGGAGGTCGGGGGGTGA
- the nqrC gene encoding NADH:ubiquinone reductase (Na(+)-transporting) subunit C: MAFDKNSNSFTFIFASVLVAVVGTVLAVTFLALKPAYDENVRREKMQNILASMKVKVERDAAPEKYKELVKETLLVDAHGKPTDGDAFGLDVLKQYKDWKANVVKAEDMKYPVYKASTDGKDLFVLPMVGTGLWGPIWGYVSVESDGRTVYGSVFDHKGETPGLGAEIATPVFYDQFPGKTITEDDGTYTSIKVYKGGTGTTDPHGVDGISGGTITSDGVHEMLKRTLAVYDTYLKSVVAPPPPPAMEALPTDSLTADSTSTSLVNP; this comes from the coding sequence ATGGCCTTCGACAAGAACAGCAATTCGTTCACCTTCATCTTCGCCAGCGTGCTGGTGGCGGTGGTGGGCACCGTGCTGGCGGTGACCTTTCTCGCGCTGAAGCCCGCCTACGACGAGAACGTGCGGCGCGAGAAGATGCAGAACATCCTGGCCAGCATGAAGGTGAAGGTGGAGCGCGATGCAGCGCCGGAGAAGTACAAGGAACTCGTGAAGGAGACCTTGCTGGTGGATGCCCATGGCAAACCCACCGATGGCGATGCCTTCGGCCTGGATGTGCTGAAGCAATACAAGGACTGGAAGGCCAACGTGGTGAAGGCCGAGGACATGAAGTACCCGGTGTACAAGGCCAGCACCGATGGGAAGGACCTCTTTGTGCTGCCCATGGTGGGCACCGGCCTCTGGGGGCCGATCTGGGGCTACGTGAGCGTGGAGAGCGATGGCCGGACCGTGTATGGCAGCGTCTTCGACCACAAGGGCGAGACACCGGGCCTGGGCGCGGAGATCGCGACACCGGTCTTCTATGATCAGTTCCCCGGCAAGACGATAACCGAGGATGATGGCACCTACACCAGCATCAAGGTGTACAAGGGCGGCACAGGGACCACCGACCCGCACGGCGTTGACGGCATCAGCGGCGGCACCATCACCAGCGATGGCGTGCATGAGATGCTGAAGCGCACCTTGGCCGTGTATGATACGTATCTGAAATCAGTGGTTGCGCCTCCGCCGCCACCGGCCATGGAAGCGCTGCCCACCGACAGCCTCACGGCCGACTCCACCTCTACCAGCCTTGTGAACCCATGA
- a CDS encoding FAD:protein FMN transferase encodes MIRSFPLTGIALAIALASCGPKKPEWIRLEGKAQGTTFTINYLDSLGRDLTMPVDSLFRVIDRSLSLWDSTSTVTRFNSAADSFATSDRHFQVVLALSRQQWSVTQGAFDPTVLPLLRAWGLGKEGRAALDTATIDGLMPCVGMPRIYIPDSWERTPGSTALTFRKSAPCVQFDPNGIAQGYTVDMLAGLLRQRGIERFMVEVGGEVRASGLNERGEPWTIQIDKPIDGDAHVQQTVVRLNDRSLATSGNYRKFIEVNGRRFGHTIDPRTGRPAMTNLLSASVIAEDCATADALGTALMVMGTDAAKDWLVQHREVDAYLISDDGEGGYAVWSTAGWPE; translated from the coding sequence ATGATCCGCTCCTTCCCCCTCACCGGCATCGCCCTCGCAATCGCGCTAGCTTCATGCGGCCCCAAGAAGCCCGAGTGGATCCGGCTCGAAGGCAAGGCGCAAGGCACCACCTTCACCATCAACTACCTCGACTCGCTGGGCCGCGACCTCACCATGCCGGTGGACAGCCTCTTCCGCGTGATCGATCGCAGCCTGAGCCTGTGGGACAGCACCAGCACGGTGACGCGCTTCAACAGCGCTGCCGATTCATTCGCCACCAGTGATCGCCACTTCCAAGTAGTGCTCGCGCTTTCCAGGCAACAGTGGAGCGTAACGCAAGGCGCCTTCGACCCTACCGTGCTGCCGCTGTTGCGCGCATGGGGCCTTGGCAAGGAAGGCCGTGCTGCGCTCGACACCGCTACGATAGATGGCCTCATGCCATGCGTGGGCATGCCGCGCATCTACATCCCCGATAGCTGGGAGCGGACACCGGGATCAACAGCGCTCACCTTCCGCAAGAGCGCTCCGTGCGTGCAGTTCGATCCCAACGGAATCGCACAAGGCTACACCGTTGACATGCTCGCCGGGCTGCTGCGCCAACGAGGCATCGAGCGATTCATGGTTGAAGTGGGCGGCGAGGTGCGCGCATCCGGGCTGAATGAGCGTGGCGAGCCGTGGACGATCCAGATCGACAAGCCCATCGATGGCGATGCGCACGTGCAACAGACCGTGGTGCGCTTGAACGACCGCAGCCTGGCCACCAGCGGCAACTACCGCAAGTTCATCGAGGTGAATGGCAGGCGCTTCGGCCACACCATCGACCCGCGCACCGGAAGGCCCGCGATGACCAATCTGCTCAGCGCCAGCGTGATCGCCGAGGATTGCGCCACCGCCGATGCGCTGGGCACCGCGCTGATGGTGATGGGAACGGACGCCGCAAAGGACTGGCTCGTGCAGCACCGCGAGGTGGACGCCTACCTGATCAGCGATGATGGGGAAGGCGGATATGCGGTGTGGAGCACTGCGGGTTGGCCTGAATGA
- a CDS encoding NADH:ubiquinone reductase (Na(+)-transporting) subunit F: MGPTIIITLAVFLTVTLLLVGLLLYAKAKLSPSGLVKIRINGEKTIEVEAGSTLLSTLSEAKIFLPSACGGGGTCAMCKCQVLEGGGEILPTEAPYFSRKAIQDNWRLGCQVKVKQDMDIKVPEEIFGIKKWECEVVSNYNVASFIKEFVVKLPPGETLHFEAGGYIQIDVPPCEVDFKDIDITAHPELVALGRDPQDFKPEWDKYKLWDLKMKNPEPIFRAYSMANHPAEGNIVMLNIRIATPPWDRAKNGWMDVNPGICSSFVFNCKPGDKVTISGPYGEFFIKETGAEMLYIGGGAGMAPMRSHLFHLFHTLKSGRKVTYWYGGRSKRELFYLEHFNSIAREFPNFKFFVVLSEPHPDDNWKVKKDVNDPEGDGFTGFVHQAVIDQYLKRHESPEDIEFYFCGPPMMNAAVLKMVDDWGVPKENVSFDDFGG, translated from the coding sequence ATGGGCCCTACGATCATCATCACCCTCGCGGTCTTCCTCACCGTCACGCTCCTGCTGGTGGGCCTTCTGCTCTACGCTAAGGCGAAGCTGAGCCCCAGCGGCCTGGTGAAGATCCGCATCAACGGCGAGAAGACCATTGAGGTGGAAGCGGGAAGCACCCTGCTGAGCACCCTCAGCGAAGCCAAGATCTTCCTGCCCAGCGCCTGCGGCGGCGGCGGCACCTGCGCCATGTGCAAGTGCCAGGTGCTCGAAGGCGGCGGCGAGATCCTGCCGACCGAGGCGCCCTACTTCAGCCGGAAGGCCATCCAGGATAACTGGCGCCTGGGCTGCCAGGTGAAGGTGAAGCAGGACATGGACATCAAGGTGCCCGAGGAGATCTTCGGAATCAAGAAGTGGGAGTGCGAGGTGGTGAGCAACTACAACGTGGCCAGCTTCATCAAGGAATTCGTGGTGAAGCTGCCTCCGGGCGAGACGCTGCACTTCGAGGCCGGCGGCTACATCCAGATCGATGTGCCGCCCTGCGAGGTGGATTTCAAGGACATCGACATCACCGCCCACCCCGAACTGGTGGCGCTTGGCCGCGATCCGCAGGACTTCAAGCCCGAGTGGGACAAGTACAAGCTCTGGGACCTGAAGATGAAGAACCCCGAGCCCATCTTCCGAGCCTACTCCATGGCCAACCATCCGGCCGAGGGCAATATCGTGATGCTCAACATCCGCATCGCCACTCCGCCTTGGGACCGCGCCAAGAACGGCTGGATGGACGTGAACCCCGGAATCTGCAGCAGCTTCGTCTTCAACTGCAAGCCCGGCGACAAGGTCACCATCAGCGGGCCTTACGGCGAGTTCTTCATCAAGGAGACGGGCGCCGAAATGCTCTACATCGGCGGCGGCGCCGGCATGGCCCCCATGCGCTCGCACCTCTTCCACCTCTTCCACACGCTCAAGAGCGGCCGCAAGGTGACCTACTGGTACGGTGGCCGAAGCAAGCGCGAGCTCTTCTATCTCGAGCACTTCAACAGCATCGCCCGCGAGTTCCCCAACTTCAAGTTCTTCGTGGTGCTCAGTGAGCCGCATCCCGACGACAACTGGAAAGTGAAGAAGGACGTGAACGATCCCGAGGGCGATGGCTTCACCGGCTTCGTGCACCAAGCGGTGATCGACCAGTACCTGAAGAGGCACGAGAGCCCCGAGGACATCGAGTTCTACTTCTGCGGACCGCCCATGATGAACGCCGCCGTGCTGAAGATGGTGGATGACTGGGGTGTGCCCAAGGAGAATGTGAGCTTCGACGACTTCGGCGGATAA
- a CDS encoding DUF4260 domain-containing protein, producing MKNLLRLEELAQFLACAYYLAATDATWWAYALLLIGPDIGMLGYLFSSSIGAFTYNLLHHKGVGIVVLATGLLLMSGWVTAGGVILFGHASMDRIFGYGLKFNDDFHHTHLGWIGKGRGPSA from the coding sequence ATGAAGAACCTGCTTAGACTGGAGGAACTGGCGCAGTTCCTCGCGTGCGCGTACTATCTGGCAGCCACGGACGCAACCTGGTGGGCGTACGCGTTGTTGCTGATTGGGCCTGATATCGGAATGCTGGGATATCTGTTCAGCTCCAGTATCGGAGCGTTCACTTACAACCTGCTGCATCATAAGGGCGTCGGCATCGTGGTCCTGGCCACTGGCCTTTTGCTCATGTCGGGCTGGGTCACCGCAGGTGGTGTCATCCTCTTTGGCCATGCCAGCATGGACCGCATCTTCGGTTACGGCCTCAAGTTCAACGACGATTTCCACCACACGCATTTGGGGTGGATCGGGAAGGGACGCGGACCTTCAGCGTGA